Below is a window of Cannabis sativa cultivar Pink pepper isolate KNU-18-1 unplaced genomic scaffold, ASM2916894v1 Contig5, whole genome shotgun sequence DNA.
ACAAATAGAGGCGCCTCACCTCCAGTGACGTGGCTCAAAAACCCGGCCTCATTACTCCGCGGACATAAAACGGAGTACACTGTCAACTGCAAATTATAACAAATTGATTATTagacttaaattaaaataaaataaataaataaacgtaAGCAAATGCAATGAATTAACAAACTCACTTTTTTTGCAAATAATCTGATGACTTCCTCTTTCCCGAGTGGGGCATCCTTACTCTCCCAGTTCACCATTCAGGGAAAGCGATGCGATCTTATGATTGCAAATTTCTCAGCAAGCTCGAGGATGGACTCATAAGCCCAATACTGCAATGCTACAACATATCCATAGGCCGAATACTTTGACTCCTTCTGAGTCGTTCCCTTCACAATCTTCTCATCCATATGCTTTTTCTTTTGTACGAAGTCCTTACTCCAAGTATCTTTCAACAAGTTGAAAGAAATTTTCCCCCACGGGTAATTGTAGAAAAAAGGGAGGTCCTCAACCATTCTAATGATAAATGGGGGAACCAGGTTCTTCTCTTCTTTCCCAGTCAGAACACCCATCACGAACAGCACCAAACCCAACTTGTAACAATCATCCTTCTCAGTGCAACTCTCAAAGACGCTGCGCAGACGACCAATGCTGATAGATGGATCCCCATTAAAATATTCTACTATCAAACGGTCTGACGTCGCCCTCTCCGAAACCTCAGCCTCAGTCGGTCCACGTAACAAATTAAGCCCAGTCACCAAGGCAAACTCAGTTCGGCCGAATCGGCATCTCTTCTTTGCAATATAAAAATGCACCTCATCATCTTTATCTGATTTTATCTTATGCATGAAGAGCTGATGGATAAGAGCACCTGAAAACGCTAATGGCTCTCTCTCAAAAAAATTGTTGAAAGGGGATTCCTCCTTCACCCTTTCCAACAACTGCATTTGTACAAACTTGGCTTTTACTTTGGGGTAATAGTAACTACCGCCCCGCCAAGTAACACGACCAGTGTAATGTTCAGACACTGGCAGTAAAAGTCGTGGAACTTTGGAagactgaaaaaaaaattatattacaccctaaacctataaataaacaacaattaatcattaataataaaacaataatcaa
It encodes the following:
- the LOC133033372 gene encoding uncharacterized protein LOC133033372, which encodes MAKSSKVPRLLLPVSEHYTGRVTWRGGSYYYPKVKAKFVQMQLLERVKEESPFNNFFEREPLAFSGALIHQLFMHKIKSDKDDEVHFYIAKKRCRFGRTEFALVTGLNLLRGPTEAEVSERATSDRLIVEYFNGDPSISIGRLRSVFESCTEKDDCYKLGLVLFVMGVLTGKEEKNLVPPFIIRMVEDLPFFYNYPWGKISFNLLKDTWSKDFVQKKKHMDEKIVKGTTQKESKYSAYGYVVALQYWAYESILELAEKFAIIRSHRFP